In Leptospira licerasiae serovar Varillal str. VAR 010, the genomic window TCCATTATAGATGAGATAAAACTAATTAGGAAGCAGAAGAAAACTCCCTGATGCTTAAAGTTCTTATAGATACCAATGTTTACATATCAGCAATTCTATTTGGTGGCAAACCTAAAGTTATTTTAGAAGAGCTAATATCGGGAAAGATAATTGGCTACATTTCTGATTCCATCTTAAAAGAAATTGAAGAGACATTAAAAAAGCCAAAATTTAAGTTAAGTGAAGAATTTATCTCAATAGTTTTATCTGAAATTGAATCACTCACAGAGAAAATAGTAAATATATCTCTAAAAGACTATGCGGGTCTTCGAGACAGAGATGATTATCACATACTTGAGAGTGCGATTTCAGCAAAGGTCGATTATTTAATTACTGGCGATCAAGATTTACTGGTTTTAAAGAATTTGAAATCTCTCAAGATTATTTCTCCTGAACAATATTTAAGTTTGGATAGTAGTGGGGCGTCCAGCGTATAACTTTCGGTGCTTCCGCTACGCTTCGGGATTGCTAACGCAACCCTTGCTTGGCCTTCGGCACATTTCGCTTTGTCACTCGTCTTGCAGGGCAAGTCTCGCGCCAAGTGCTTGCACACTCGCGAAACGTCGGAACACCTTGGTCGTTAGGCGCAATATGGGCTAAAATTTCGCTTTAATAAAAAATGCTAAAAAGCAGGGAAATATCGATCGACAATTTGTCTTACGACATTAATATCGATGTATGAGCAGAGTTATTATTTCACCTAAATTTCAAGTAGTTATTCCTAAGGAAATACGTGAGAAAACAGGGATTAAGATCGGTAGCCATTTAGAGGTAATTTCTTATGGTAATAGAATAGAATTAATTCCAATTGAGCCAATTAAGAAGCTTAAAGGCTTTCTCAGCGGTATGGATACTAAAATTGAAAGAGAGAAGGACCGACTTTGAATATTGTCGATTCTTCAGGTTGGCTTGAGTATTTTGCTGGCACAAAACGTTCTGCTTTATTTTCAGAAGCAATTGAAAAGACGGACAAACTCTTTGTTCCTACTATATCGCTGTATGAAGTATTTAAAAAAATCTACCTAGAAAGAGATGAAGACAGTGCCTTGAGAGCGATTGCTCATATGCAACAAGGAACTGTAATAGACTTGGATGCTTCCATTTCAATATTTGCAGCGAAACTAAGCAAGGATCATAAAATACCAATGGCAGATAGTATTATTTTAGCAACGGCTCGTAAATATAATGCAATACTATGGACTCAAGACGATGATTTTATTGGTTTAGATGGGGTTAAATATTTCCCCAAGAAATAAGTTAGGATATTTCTGATCAAGTAGCCCATACTGCGCCTAACTAAAAAATTGTCGCTGCGCCGCGGGATTGCTTCGCAACCCTTGCTTGGGCTCCGCCACATTCCGCTTTGTCACTCGCCTTGCAGAGCAAGCCTCGTGCCAAGTCCTTCGGACTCGCGGAACGTCGACAATCATTGGTCGTTAAGCGAAATGCGGGGGTAAAATTATCCTCTTTTCAGGAATTTCTATTTGCAACGTTGGCTTTAATTTTAGAACTATTTTGGCAAAACTGTAGAATATTTTGATCAAAATCTTTGTATTGACATTAGGCACACGTCTAATATTGTAGATGTGTGATCTTCGATTGGGATAATGATAAGAACGAAACTTTAAAGGCTGAGCGAAATATTAGCTTTGAAAGGATAGTTGTTGAAATTGAATCTGGATCAGTTTTAGATATTTTAAAGCATCCGAATATGAGAAAATATCCGAATCAAATTTTGATACTTGTGGAAATCGATAATTATGTTTGGGTAGTTCCAACAATTGAGAATAAGAATACTTTCTTCTTTAAGACAGCTTATCCATCAAGGAAATACACTAGTGCTTATCTGCCGGAGGCAAATTTATGAAATATAAACTTA contains:
- a CDS encoding putative toxin-antitoxin system toxin component, PIN family, which encodes MLKVLIDTNVYISAILFGGKPKVILEELISGKIIGYISDSILKEIEETLKKPKFKLSEEFISIVLSEIESLTEKIVNISLKDYAGLRDRDDYHILESAISAKVDYLITGDQDLLVLKNLKSLKIISPEQYLSLDSSGASSV
- a CDS encoding AbrB/MazE/SpoVT family DNA-binding domain-containing protein, coding for MSRVIISPKFQVVIPKEIREKTGIKIGSHLEVISYGNRIELIPIEPIKKLKGFLSGMDTKIEREKDRL
- a CDS encoding type II toxin-antitoxin system VapC family toxin, with translation MNIVDSSGWLEYFAGTKRSALFSEAIEKTDKLFVPTISLYEVFKKIYLERDEDSALRAIAHMQQGTVIDLDASISIFAAKLSKDHKIPMADSIILATARKYNAILWTQDDDFIGLDGVKYFPKK
- a CDS encoding DUF4258 domain-containing protein — its product is MIFDWDNDKNETLKAERNISFERIVVEIESGSVLDILKHPNMRKYPNQILILVEIDNYVWVVPTIENKNTFFFKTAYPSRKYTSAYLPEANL